From one Carassius auratus strain Wakin unplaced genomic scaffold, ASM336829v1 scaf_tig00014789, whole genome shotgun sequence genomic stretch:
- the LOC113074470 gene encoding SLAM family member 9-like, which produces MNHKSFFLCLWIWFSHGVIGDTDEVKPVSVTEGDSVSLNSGVSEVQRNDQILWMFNINNSYTRIAEIHRQNIYIDDNTLIFGDRLQMDSRTGSLTIRNIRSEHSGVYKIQIVKAAGITYKSFSVAVYAPLSIPVITRDTSNCSSSSSSSSSSSSKRSSVSRCSLLCSAVNVGDVTLSWYKGNSLLSSISVSDLSISLSLPLEVEYQENNIYSCVINNPITNQTTHLDITQLCQTCPGLRHHLIPLIVAVLFVIVVFGLMFSCWMNSIRPENRKPEGNC; this is translated from the exons ATGAATCATAAATCTTTTTTCCTCTGCCTATGGATTTGGTTCTCACATG GTGTTATTGGTGATACAGATGAAGTGAAGCCAGTGTCAGTGACTGAAGGAGATTCTGTCTCTCTTAACTCTGGTGTCTCTGAAGTACAGAGAAATGATCAGATACTGTGGATGTTTAACATTAACAATTCATACACTCGTATTGCTGAAATCCACAGACAGAACATCTATATAGATGATAATACTCTGATATTTGGAGACAGACTCCAGATGGACAGTcggactggatctctgaccatcagaaacaTCAGATCTGAACACTCTGGAGTTTATAAAATACAGATCGTCAAAGCTGCTGGGATCACATACAAGAGTTTTTCTGttgctgtctatg CTCCTCTTTCCATTCCTGTCATCACCAGAGACACTTCAAActgttcttcatcatcttcatcttcatcttcatcatcatctaaaCGTTCATCAGTGTCCagatgttcactgctgtgttcagctgtgaatgtgggtgatgtgactctctcctggtacaaaggaaacagtttattgtccagcatcagtgtgtctgatctcagcatcagtctctctctacctctggaggtggaatatcaggagaacaacatctacagctgtgtgatcaacaatcccatcacaaaccagaccacacatctggacatcactcaactctgtcagacATGTCCAG GACTGAGGCATCATCTCATACCACTGATCGTTGCAGTGCTGTTTGTAATTGTGGTTTTTGGCCTCATGTTCAGCTGCTGGATGAACTCTATCAGACCAGAGAACAGG AAGCCTGAAGGAAACTGCTAA